A section of the Macadamia integrifolia cultivar HAES 741 chromosome 9, SCU_Mint_v3, whole genome shotgun sequence genome encodes:
- the LOC122090121 gene encoding F-box protein At4g18380-like, with amino-acid sequence MQSRTRVCDAEIYSCGFDQIPDSLVLIVLNKLADIRSLGRCSAVCRRLNSLVPLVQDVYIKIDEVVTINGDNDESPYCSSHKPRNFFSNILKYMFFSLIKPFHNMRNSNNTNKTLLPQVSQSTLDQVLKNFHYIQNLWIELPGADVCTEDGVVLKWKAEFGSTLQNCVILGGTQIDLKPVAEQGLLEDNGIPESFYTNGGLKLRVVWTISSLIAASTRHYLLEPIIRDHPTLKTVVFTDADGQGTLSMSGEQLREFKEKPLAASASSKRTQVPASNMKLRYAPYLELPEGIGMQGATLVAIKPSGEGSGTSKKEVEAFVSGAFDGPFKAAVKTLVKRRTYLLEMNGF; translated from the coding sequence ATGCAGTCCAGAACCCGAGTCTGTGATGCCGAAATCTACTCATGCGGCTTTGATCAAATTCCGGATTCTCTTGTCCTCATCGTCCTCAACAAGCTCGCTGACATTAGGTCTCTTGGCCGCTGCTCTGCAGTCTGCAGGCGGTTAAATTCCCTTGTGCCCTTGGTTCAAGATGTCTACATCAAGATTGACGAGGTTGTAACTATCAATGGAGACAATGATGAGAGCCCATACTGCTCTTCCCATAAACCCCGTAACTTCTTCTCCAACATTCTCAAGTACATGTTCTTTAGCCTCATCAAGCCTTTTCACAATATGCGCAACAGCAACAACACGAACAAAACACTTCTTCCACAAGTATCTCAAAGCACTCTTGATCAAGTCCTAAAGAATTTCCATTACATCCAGAACCTATGGATTGAATTGCCAGGGGCAGATGTTTGTACTGAAGATGGAGTTGTTCTAAAATGGAAAGCCGAGTTTGGAAGCACCCTACAAAACTGTGTTATTTTAGGAGGTACCCAGATAGATTTGAAGCCAGTTGCAGAACAAGGATTGCTTGAAGACAATGGCATACCCGAATCATTTTACACGAATGGGGGTTTGAAATTGCGTGTGGTGTGGACTATTAGCTCATTGATTGCTGCTTCGACGAGGCATTATTTACTGGAACCGATAATAAGAGACCATCCAACACTGAAGACTGTTGTTTTCACGGATGCTGATGGGCAGGGGACTCTGAGCATGAGCGGCGAGCAATTGAGGGAGTTCAAAGAGAAGCCTTTGGCTGCCTCAGCATCCTCAAAACGGACCCAAGTTCCAGCTTCAAACATGAAATTGAGATATGCTCCATATTTGGAGCTCCCTGAAGGAATTGGAATGCAAGGTGCAACATTAGTGGCCATCAAGCCATCGGGAGAAGGCAGCGGGACAAGCAAAAAGGAGGTGGAGGCATTTGTTTCTGGAGCATTTGACGGTCCATTCAAAGCAGCTGTAAAGACATTGGTGAAACGTAGAACATACCTTTTGGAGATGAATGGATTCTAG